Part of the Candidatus Abyssobacteria bacterium SURF_5 genome, GCAGAGCTGTTGTGATTCGAGGTCTCGTCATCTCTCTTTGAGATGAGCGCAATTATCTCGTTGAGATCCAGCACTGAGGTTCTCAGCGAGCCGGTAAGGTGTCTCTCATCGAGGTCGGCGATCTCCGCGGCGGCATGGTAAGTGGAGTTCCCCAAAGAAAAAGTCGATGCGTTCACTGCTGCTTTGCTTTCGGTGAGGGCAAAGGAAGCATCCAGATCGCGAACCGGTTGAGCCAGAAATTTGGCGGAGAGTTGCGCTTTTTCGACGGATCCCTCGCTTTTAAAGGCGATCTTCTGTGAGGCCGGCTGATTTTCCCTTATTGTTGCCTGCATAGCCAGCTTTCCGTCCTCAAAGGAGATCGCAGGAACCAAGTCCAGTTGCTCAAGGGGAAAGTCGCCGGTTTCGAGCGACGCATCCAGCCATGGCTCGGTCGACGGGTTAAACCTTGCTTCCCCTGTTACATTGCCATTACCGACAGCGAAATTAAAGTCGTTGATCACGAGTTCACCTGGGGGAGTGAAAACGGCGTCGATTTTCAGGCGCGCGGGGGCGCCGGGTTCTTTACGCATCAGGCGCGGGATAGTGAGACCGGCGTTGAGCAAGTCCATGTCGGACTGCAATTCGACCTGCTTCATGGTGGCCGTAATGTTGAGCGCGGCTTCGATGGTCCCTTCGGGTTCGAATGAGGAAGCTGGGCGCATCTTTGTTGCCGCCATAAATTCCTTTACCGCCCAGAATGCTTTGCCCGAGAAATGCGCCTCTCTTTCTTTCGACCAGATTCTGGAGCACAAGCCTGCGAGGGATACAGAGCTCTTTCCTATCGAAGCATTTAGACTGGATATTTGCAATAAACCCTCCGAAGGCCGTAGTGTTCCCGTCAGAGTACCCGTGGTCTGCGCCCCGTTCGTCAGCTCAGGATTGCATGAAAAGGCGGCACTCAGCAGAACGTTTCTGCTTTTGCCGGACGCCTCGAGGTGAAATTCCGCAACCGGCTGAATGGTGTCTGCATCGCGAGGTTTCAGCCGCGCAAGGGGGCCCTCACTCATCAGAACGCCCTCCGCGTTAAGAGCAAGGACAGGATCGGGCGTGGCAAGTTCGCTGATGGTTCCTGTCGCATGCGCGGAGAGAAACGGTAATTGTATCTTTGCCGATGCGATGAGCATCTGGCGGCCGGCGATATCGTATGTTGCATTTATATCTTCGATCAAAAGCTCAGCCGCGGGCGAACTGATTCTGATTGAGCCGTTGCGGATGCGTATAGGGCTGATTTTGATTTGTTCGGTCGTTTCTATTCGTTGGCCGGAGCCTTTCATTTTCTTGAAGGCTTTTTGCGTATTCCATTGTCCTTCCGGCTCGCGGACCAGGTGGAGTTCCGGCGAAGTGACGACGATATCCTCGAGCATCACATTGCGCTGAAGGAGCTGAAAGATGCTGACATCGAGGTAGACTCTCTTCATCGAGATCAACTCGGTTCCGGAGTCGCGGTCTTTTATCCTGACTCCTTTTGCGACGAGTTCGACATCGGGATAAAAGCCGACGGAGATGTCTTCGACGGTGACATCCTGATTCAGTCGATTTGAAAGTTCCTGTATCACCGCGGCCTTCACGCGCTCGCGCGGAAAGAATAACCAAAGGGATAGCGCGGCGACCAGGAAGAGGGAAATCAAACCGATGCCGACTCGCAGCGCCGGCTTCGCGAATCTCCTAATATTTTTTATATTCAACGGGTAGTCCTTTTTAAGCGGGTGAAAAGTGACCTGCGGCAAATCAACTGCTGTGTAAAGAGAGGAACGTGTTTAAGAGATATGCTCTTCCTATCAACCTAAATATACTGTACTTTTACGGGAATTTCAACATACCGGCAGAGGCTGTACTGACGCAGGCAAGAGACGCGGGTCCCTTCAGCGCTTCCGCAGGATGACAATCTGATCGATGCTTTCTTCAGTAAACCAGAAGAGCAGGCCTTTATTCCGGTAAAAAATAAGACTTCTGTTACCGCTCGTGTGCAACTCCCGGTGCTCGCGGTCGAGTGAGAGGAAATCATTCACGACTTGTTCGCGTACGGGCCAGCCGTACACTTCAAATACGTCGGTGCGCGAAGACGCCATTGAGATCCGTGAATCGATCTCTCCCCTAAAGCCGTGATTAAGCCGGATCTCCATGAGGTGGTTTTCCAGATAGAAGTCGAGGCCGAAGGAGGGCCGATAATTCAGCCAGTGCTCCGTTTCCTCCACCGGGTTTCCGAGCTTGGACGTAATAAAGTCCTTCGTACAGCGGGGATCGCCGACGAAGATGCCGTTGAAGTTTCTTCCTGATTGCAGAGCGTGAGGAGAATAATCCACGACAACCGCTTGCCGCGAGCCGGCGGGAGGAACGGCGGGGGGAGCAACAGGTGCAACTGTGGGGGGAACAAAGGGGCGAGCGACTTGGATGTCTTGTGGAGATGCGGGAGCTGCCTGGTTCATCAGCATCTGAACAACGAGATCCACGACATTTTCCAATGCTTCGAAGCTCATTTTTTCAACGATGTCGTCTTCAGTGTGCTTAAACCTGTTATCTGTGGTAAGAGATATTGTCGGGATTCTCCGCTGTACGAAAGGAAAAGCGACAGAAGACGGTTTTTGCGTATGCGGCTCGATGGTCAGATGCAGTTTTTTTGCGGCCTTTTCTGCGCTGATAAAAAGTGGATGGCTTTCGTCGGACGCCTGAATGCGTACCATTTTGCCCGAACCTGCTCCGACCATATCGAGATAGAGCACGCCGCGGACGCGGTCAAGGGGGATCGGCGAATTTTGGCAGAAGTAATCCGCCCCTTTGCTTCCGGCTTCTTCTCCGCTCCAGGCGGCAAAGAGGACGGAGAAATCCAGAGCATGTGCTTTCCTTTGGAGGGCCTGTGCTATCCCGATGAGCGCAGCAACACCTGACGCATTGTCATTGGCGCCCGGAAAATATCCACTTCCTTCACGCTTTCCCTGGCCGTCATAATGAGCGCACACGATGTAGTAGTCAGATGGTTCAACGTCTTCTTCACCTCGCAGGATTCCTACAACGTTTGAAGAGGTCGCCTTCGGATTCCGATTCACGGCCACGCTCATTGCTGCGGAAACGCCGGTTTCGAATGTATAAGGCCCTCGTTTCCGCATGATTCGTTTCTTGGCGCCGTCAACGTTCATGAAAGACGCGGACAATATTTCGTTCCCGATCTCGCGGGCTATATGAAAGGCGGGAATGCTCGCACTGAGCGGGTTTACAAACTTTTGCTGTAATTCGCCCGTTGGCTCGAGTGAATCAATCAAGAGAAAACCCGCGGCCCCATGTGCAGCGGCCTCCTGTATTTTGGCGCCGATCGGAAATTCCGATCCATCTGGCGCACCCTCGAGGACCAAGACGATTTTCCCGGTCACATCGACCGCATATTCATCATAATCCGGTCTTGAAATGCCATATCCGATGAAAATGATCGGCGCGCGGACAAGGCTGCCTTGATCGCCGGCCAAAGGGCGATAGTCCTCGTAGGCAACATAATTTTTTCCGTTTGCGAGGGAGAAGGAACTGCCACCGAACTCAGCAAACGGCAATTCAAAGGGCTGGAGGAAAGAGTTATCGGCCTGGAGCGGTTTCAGGCCATAATCATGGAAGAATTCAGTAATAAATTCTGCCGCGCCGTCACATCCGCGGCCTCCGGCCTTGCGTCCTTCGAATTCAGGTGAGGCAAGTTCCGCAATTATATCTTCCAATAGAGCGGGACGCCCGCTTTCCGTCAAACCCCGTCCATATCCATCGAGTTTATAGAAGCGCTGATATTCTTTCTGCAGCAGTTCTATATCTTTAGAGAGGACGGCGGCAAAGACATTTTGAATGTTTGCATTCGCGGAAGCATCGCAATTTCTGTCCCAGAACTCCACCAGCTTTTCGACTCCGTAAGCCTCTTCAATAAAGAAATAGATGCCCGCCGCCTTGCGCAATCTGGTGTCCCATAATTCGCCGGTGAGCTTGTCTCGGTCGATATCAGCAATCTGATTCCATGGAGTCGTATCTCTTTCAGCAGCCGTCCGGTAAAATCTCCAGACGCCGTTTTCCCTGCGGGAGGAGCGCTCATGATGATAGATGCACATGAACTCGCCCGACCACCAGTTCTGCGTTCTTCCCTTATTGAACAGGTGGGTGGCTTCATGCATGTACAGCGAGAGGAAACCGTCGAGCTGATTTCTTTCAGTCATATAGATTGACATGGTATCGAAGTCGCAGCGTGCCCCGGCGTCATCGGGCGTGAGGTAGACTTTGATGGGATAAGGTATCTCCCGTCGCGTGCGCTCACTGAGGAACCGAAACACGTTGTCCTGGAGTGCAGCCAATTTCAGGATTTGTTCGCGGTCGGCCGAATCCTTGAAGTGGAGTTGGAAAAATCTTGTGGAGACTTGATTCCATTGCTCTCCCTCCTCGGACACGACCTGCACATCTGCAACGGACCCCTCTTCTGTTTTCCACAGGTTCAGCCAAACGGGATTTGTGCCGGGTTTCTTCCACGCGGGGAGTTCTTCCATTACTTCTATTTTTTCAATCAACGCGAGCGACAGCCATTTTTGACCGTCGCTTTTCTGAATCAGGATGCGGTCGTCCCTTTCTTCGAGGATTTCGACATTTCCGATTGTTCTTCCGTTTTTGAGGATAATATTTCCGATCCGCGTTTGGGCGACAGCAGGGAAGGGGGCATGTGTCAGCGTTCCGGCAAAAAGGCAGAAAATGAGGATCTTTCGCAGTTGCCTGTAATAAAGGTCCATCCTTTCCCTCCAGGAGGACATGGTGCGGGAGTTCATTCTCTCAGTTTCCAAGAGAAAAATCAACTGAAAAACGGGGAAAACGGATGATGACACCGCGGCTTGTGAAATAAAGAGGAGAGATGTACTTACTCGATGACGTACTTATACGGATTCACGAGTTTGTCCGCGAGACGGATCTCGTAATGCAGGTGGGGCCCGGTGCTTCGGCCGCTGCTGCCGAGGAGAGCAATGGTGTCGCCGCGCTTGACGTAGTCGCCTTTCTTGACAACGACCTTGTCATTGTGGCCGTAGATTGTGCGATAACCATAGCCGTGCTGAATTTCGATTGCCCTGCCCAGCCCTTCGCGCCAACCGGCGAAAGTGACCACTCCTTCGGCAGGCGCGATGACGGGGGTTTTTCTGGGCGCTACGATATCAAGTCCGTCGTGGAAGCTTCGCTTACCGTTGATGGGATCCCTTCGATATCCGAATGAGGACGATATCCACGCATCGGGATGAGAAACCGGGTTGATTGAGGGCACATTGGAAAGGCGGTCTTGCTCTTTCTCGAACGCTTCCAGAATTTCAGCAAAACTATCTTTTGTATCCACGAAAGCCTGATGAAGCCTATCCGTCGGTATTTGTTTCAAGTCGGCTAGAAAGCGCATCGCCTCGTCTTGAGGCTCATAAAGATTCATCTCTTCTGTTTCAGGTCCTCCCTGTCCGCCTGCGGCGGCTTCGGCCAACTGCGGATGGCGCGGTTTCAGTCCTGCGATTGTCCGCAGTTTCTCTTCCAGGAGGATGATAGTGGCATACTCGCTTTTCAGGGATGACAATTCTGATCCCTGTTGAACAAGTTCATTCTTTAATTCGATCACCTGTTTTCGATTGCCTTTTTTCCAGGCATGCATTGAGGCGGCGCAAAAGATGGAACCCGCCAGCAAGAAAAGGCAGAGGCCGATGAGGCCCGTTTTAACGGCGGACTCGGTGAACGTGATATTGTAGCCTTCATCGGAGGTGTTTGGAATTATCAGAATGTTCCACTTTTTTTGCATTTCCTCTCCCGAGGTCGTTAAGGAATCAATAAGTGTTATCGACATTGGCTTGAAAGTGCACGTATTATGCCATTGGGCCGGAAAATCTGTTTTTATATCGTAAATATACTTATTGCAAGTACTTATCTGGATCAGCCGAGAAAGAGCGCAAGTGCGAAAATTGAACCGACAAAATTCAAAATTGTAACATCGGGGGGCATGTAAGGACGAAGGCTATTTTTGACAGACGGCAAAAAAATCCAGGCAGCCCTCGAAAGAATCGGCTTGAAAGGCAAAATTTTTATAGGTGATCGTGCTGCACAGGCGCGGGTCGTGCTGTTCGAGGCGGGTCCTCATGAGGCGGCTGGCGGCGTCGAAAAGAGGCGCTTTCAGTTTATGGGGGAGGTGTTTGGCAAGGCCGAACACATCCAGTCGCATGAAGTTAGCGGCCCACTTGCGGTTGTTTTCCCAATAGCGCGCAAAGAGCTCATCCCCGAAAACGCCGTACATCTCGACTTGCGGGAAGTGAGAAAGAAGGAGGTCTTTCAGCTCGTGGGCGCCGAATTCATGGAGGTGGTAGGGGTTTTGCGTGATGCTTTCCTCTTTGTTGACGGTGGCGAACAGCGCGAGGCCGTCATTTACGAGAACCCTTTGCACTTCCGCCACGAGTTTCTGCGGCGTGTCGAGGTGTTCAATCATCTGAAAGCAGATGACCGCGTCGAAAGATGCTTCTCGGAAATCGATGGGCGGTACTTTCATGAATCGAAAATCTATGCCGCGATCGCCATACCGGAGGCGGGCGGAATAGAGCGCCTCCTCGGAATAGTCGACGGCGACGACACAGGCTGCTTTCTCTGCCAGCAGATATGATCCAATTCCTTCGCCACAGCCCAGCTCGAGCACGCGGAACCCTTTAATATAGTGAAGGGCTCGATGGTATGCCGCGAGTTGCCGTTCTCGAATCGGCCGTTCTGCGGGATTATCGGCTGATGTTCGCTCGGCGGAGAATTTGGAGGGCACCTTTTTTCGGCTCCGGCTGTTTCGATGTCATTAATAGTAAACGGAGAAGCACGGCTTCTTTTTCAGTATAGTATGGAGTCCTTTGAAATATCAATCATGCCGGTAAGCTTGAGGATTTTTTGTCGAGCAAAGTAAAATTATGATAAAATACGTCGGTCTTTACAACCGTTGATGTCAACAAGGGGAATCCAGTGAGTATCGTATATTTCAGCGACATGCGCACGACCCGGAACCTCAGTTTACCGGAGAAGCTTGAGCGGCTTTGTTCCGAGCTCAGTGTGTTCAAGAATATCAAAAAAGGGGAACTTGTTGCCATCACTCTCCATTTCGGTGAGCGCGGCAATACGGGTTTCATACGCCCTTTGTATATCAGGCGGATCGTGAACCTTGTTCGGGAAGCCGGTGGGAAGCCTTTTTTGACGGATGCGAATACCTTGTATCGGGGATTGCGCTCCAATGCCGTCGATCATATCAATCTGGCGATGGAGCACGGCTTCAATTACGCGAGCGTCAATGCCCCTATCGTCATCGCCGACGGGCTTCGCGGGAAGGATTACGTGGAGGTTGAGATCAACGGGAAGTATTTCAAGAAGGTGAAAGTCGGATCGGCTGCCTATCATGCCGACTCGTTGATATCGGCGGCCCATGTGAAAGGGCACGTTCTTTTCGGCTTTGGCGGAGCGATGAAGAATATCGGGATGGGACTTGGCGCCAGGAGCGGCAAGCAGATGATGCATGCCGATCTGAAGCCCGAGATCATTGCGAAGAAATGCCAGGGATGCGGTCTGTGCGTGAAATGGTGTCCGACCGACTCGCTGTCGCTCGAGCGGCGGCCGGAG contains:
- a CDS encoding AsmA family protein, which codes for MPQVTFHPLKKDYPLNIKNIRRFAKPALRVGIGLISLFLVAALSLWLFFPRERVKAAVIQELSNRLNQDVTVEDISVGFYPDVELVAKGVRIKDRDSGTELISMKRVYLDVSIFQLLQRNVMLEDIVVTSPELHLVREPEGQWNTQKAFKKMKGSGQRIETTEQIKISPIRIRNGSIRISSPAAELLIEDINATYDIAGRQMLIASAKIQLPFLSAHATGTISELATPDPVLALNAEGVLMSEGPLARLKPRDADTIQPVAEFHLEASGKSRNVLLSAAFSCNPELTNGAQTTGTLTGTLRPSEGLLQISSLNASIGKSSVSLAGLCSRIWSKEREAHFSGKAFWAVKEFMAATKMRPASSFEPEGTIEAALNITATMKQVELQSDMDLLNAGLTIPRLMRKEPGAPARLKIDAVFTPPGELVINDFNFAVGNGNVTGEARFNPSTEPWLDASLETGDFPLEQLDLVPAISFEDGKLAMQATIRENQPASQKIAFKSEGSVEKAQLSAKFLAQPVRDLDASFALTESKAAVNASTFSLGNSTYHAAAEIADLDERHLTGSLRTSVLDLNEIIALISKRDDETSNHNSSAPSSNLSLELLVEADSVYAGTATTGPISTTWTYSTGRHSFDPLMLSSFGGTIEGRFDVDTTGGVPAWKADVSGREMKLEQLAALFNPEKTAVTGSVHLNGALSGNAARDVDTFLSSVNGTVDVNATDGQIKQYAMLKNIFLLMQVPLGTMLIPGIRETIIANTLIDAIRTGGRSLDPTNITYDKIEGSFTLTNGIAHSDDLRLETGVAHLLFSGDVDLPQSQLDMTVRATPLGSIGSIMGKIPIAGDQLQKAKDTVFSTDFIVRGPLSDPSVKFAAAEKLLGKDQD
- a CDS encoding M20/M25/M40 family metallo-hydrolase — encoded protein: MNSRTMSSWRERMDLYYRQLRKILIFCLFAGTLTHAPFPAVAQTRIGNIILKNGRTIGNVEILEERDDRILIQKSDGQKWLSLALIEKIEVMEELPAWKKPGTNPVWLNLWKTEEGSVADVQVVSEEGEQWNQVSTRFFQLHFKDSADREQILKLAALQDNVFRFLSERTRREIPYPIKVYLTPDDAGARCDFDTMSIYMTERNQLDGFLSLYMHEATHLFNKGRTQNWWSGEFMCIYHHERSSRRENGVWRFYRTAAERDTTPWNQIADIDRDKLTGELWDTRLRKAAGIYFFIEEAYGVEKLVEFWDRNCDASANANIQNVFAAVLSKDIELLQKEYQRFYKLDGYGRGLTESGRPALLEDIIAELASPEFEGRKAGGRGCDGAAEFITEFFHDYGLKPLQADNSFLQPFELPFAEFGGSSFSLANGKNYVAYEDYRPLAGDQGSLVRAPIIFIGYGISRPDYDEYAVDVTGKIVLVLEGAPDGSEFPIGAKIQEAAAHGAAGFLLIDSLEPTGELQQKFVNPLSASIPAFHIAREIGNEILSASFMNVDGAKKRIMRKRGPYTFETGVSAAMSVAVNRNPKATSSNVVGILRGEEDVEPSDYYIVCAHYDGQGKREGSGYFPGANDNASGVAALIGIAQALQRKAHALDFSVLFAAWSGEEAGSKGADYFCQNSPIPLDRVRGVLYLDMVGAGSGKMVRIQASDESHPLFISAEKAAKKLHLTIEPHTQKPSSVAFPFVQRRIPTISLTTDNRFKHTEDDIVEKMSFEALENVVDLVVQMLMNQAAPASPQDIQVARPFVPPTVAPVAPPAVPPAGSRQAVVVDYSPHALQSGRNFNGIFVGDPRCTKDFITSKLGNPVEETEHWLNYRPSFGLDFYLENHLMEIRLNHGFRGEIDSRISMASSRTDVFEVYGWPVREQVVNDFLSLDREHRELHTSGNRSLIFYRNKGLLFWFTEESIDQIVILRKR
- a CDS encoding M23 family metallopeptidase — its product is MSITLIDSLTTSGEEMQKKWNILIIPNTSDEGYNITFTESAVKTGLIGLCLFLLAGSIFCAASMHAWKKGNRKQVIELKNELVQQGSELSSLKSEYATIILLEEKLRTIAGLKPRHPQLAEAAAGGQGGPETEEMNLYEPQDEAMRFLADLKQIPTDRLHQAFVDTKDSFAEILEAFEKEQDRLSNVPSINPVSHPDAWISSSFGYRRDPINGKRSFHDGLDIVAPRKTPVIAPAEGVVTFAGWREGLGRAIEIQHGYGYRTIYGHNDKVVVKKGDYVKRGDTIALLGSSGRSTGPHLHYEIRLADKLVNPYKYVIE
- a CDS encoding class I SAM-dependent methyltransferase produces the protein MPSKFSAERTSADNPAERPIRERQLAAYHRALHYIKGFRVLELGCGEGIGSYLLAEKAACVVAVDYSEEALYSARLRYGDRGIDFRFMKVPPIDFREASFDAVICFQMIEHLDTPQKLVAEVQRVLVNDGLALFATVNKEESITQNPYHLHEFGAHELKDLLLSHFPQVEMYGVFGDELFARYWENNRKWAANFMRLDVFGLAKHLPHKLKAPLFDAASRLMRTRLEQHDPRLCSTITYKNFAFQADSFEGCLDFFAVCQK
- a CDS encoding DUF362 domain-containing protein; its protein translation is MRTTRNLSLPEKLERLCSELSVFKNIKKGELVAITLHFGERGNTGFIRPLYIRRIVNLVREAGGKPFLTDANTLYRGLRSNAVDHINLAMEHGFNYASVNAPIVIADGLRGKDYVEVEINGKYFKKVKVGSAAYHADSLISAAHVKGHVLFGFGGAMKNIGMGLGARSGKQMMHADLKPEIIAKKCQGCGLCVKWCPTDSLSLERRPERDKALSVLNAASCIGCGECVVTCQHEAIKISWSGGPQSVQEKTVEFAWAIAKDKKDKIGAINFLMDISPDCDCLGRSDASIVPDIGIVASDDIVAADRASIDLINRQPSLCNTIIPEDKLGVADKFGLIHGVEWHHQFTYAEQIGLGETTYETRSV